The following proteins are co-located in the Flectobacillus major DSM 103 genome:
- the ygiD gene encoding 4,5-DOPA-extradiol-dioxygenase translates to MPATINMQLKELNQLADVHDTSAIMPVLFLGHGSPMNAIEDNEFVRGWQNIGKTIPKPRAILCVSAHWETKGTLVTAMPKPPTIHDFGGFPQALFNVQYPAPGSPEIAIETQKTIHKTDVGLDEKWGLDHGAWSVIKHLYPKADVPVLQLSLDYTKSPQYHYELAQELASLRKKGVLIVGSGNIVHNLRRVAWDKIHEPEFGYDWAIEANNTFKKLVLNHDHQSLINYQSLGSAVQLSAPSPDHYLPLLYTLALQQDHEKVSIFNDKTVMGSIAMTSFKIDKA, encoded by the coding sequence ATGCCCGCAACAATCAATATGCAATTGAAAGAACTGAACCAACTAGCCGATGTACATGATACATCGGCGATAATGCCAGTATTATTTCTTGGACATGGTAGCCCTATGAATGCCATCGAAGACAACGAGTTTGTAAGAGGATGGCAAAACATAGGCAAAACTATTCCTAAACCGAGGGCTATTTTATGTGTTTCGGCTCACTGGGAAACCAAGGGTACATTGGTAACGGCTATGCCAAAGCCTCCGACCATTCATGATTTTGGAGGGTTTCCTCAAGCATTATTTAATGTTCAATATCCTGCCCCAGGTAGCCCCGAAATAGCTATTGAAACTCAAAAAACGATTCATAAAACAGATGTAGGTTTGGATGAAAAGTGGGGCCTCGATCACGGTGCATGGAGCGTCATCAAGCACCTGTATCCTAAAGCTGATGTACCAGTTCTACAACTGAGTTTGGATTATACCAAATCGCCTCAGTATCACTACGAGTTAGCACAAGAATTAGCTTCGTTGCGTAAAAAAGGCGTATTGATTGTAGGAAGTGGTAATATTGTCCATAACCTTAGACGAGTAGCATGGGATAAAATTCATGAACCCGAATTTGGGTACGACTGGGCCATCGAGGCCAATAATACATTTAAGAAACTGGTACTCAACCACGACCACCAGTCACTAATCAATTATCAATCGCTTGGCTCGGCGGTGCAGTTGTCGGCTCCATCACCCGACCATTATTTGCCATTGCTTTACACATTGGCCTTGCAACAAGACCACGAAAAAGTAAGTATTTTCAACGATAAAACAGTTATGGGTTCAATCGCCATGACTTCGTTCAAAATAGACAAAGCATAG
- a CDS encoding DUF6580 family putative transport protein, which yields MQKSQLNPKMSVLLAIIVMVASMRLINSSCIHPLSNFTPIGAMGLFGGAYFSQKWKAFLFPILTLLISDLVINNFIFEGKYGVMYSGWYWIYGIFALIVFLGSWIIQKVTFKNVLVAAIVASLSHWLLADLTVWIGGGTDLRTGGPLSRDWQGLVQCYVQGLPFLKNFLMGTLFYSAIMFGAVEYAKVYYPKAVLA from the coding sequence ATGCAAAAATCGCAATTAAATCCAAAAATGTCTGTTTTACTAGCTATTATCGTTATGGTAGCTTCTATGCGGCTTATCAACTCGTCATGTATTCATCCTTTAAGCAACTTTACGCCGATTGGGGCAATGGGCTTATTTGGAGGAGCGTATTTTTCACAAAAGTGGAAAGCATTTTTGTTTCCCATACTTACACTACTTATTTCGGACTTGGTAATTAATAATTTTATTTTTGAAGGAAAATACGGTGTAATGTACAGTGGGTGGTATTGGATTTATGGCATTTTTGCATTGATTGTATTTTTGGGCTCATGGATTATTCAAAAAGTAACCTTCAAAAATGTATTGGTAGCTGCTATTGTGGCATCGTTGAGCCACTGGCTATTGGCCGATTTAACGGTTTGGATAGGAGGCGGAACAGACCTCCGTACAGGAGGGCCATTGTCGAGAGATTGGCAAGGCTTGGTACAATGCTATGTACAGGGTTTACCTTTTCTCAAAAACTTTTTGATGGGAACGTTATTCTATAGTGCTATTATGTTTGGTGCTGTAGAATATGCCAAAGTGTATTATCCTAAAGCTGTATTAGCATAA
- a CDS encoding bifunctional adenosylcobinamide kinase/adenosylcobinamide-phosphate guanylyltransferase: protein MIWMITGGARSGKSSYGQQLALSFSDSPIYLATARHWDGDFEKRIERHRNDRDERWTLWEEEKNIAQLAIDNRVVMIDCATLWLTNFFVDNQYDIDLCLRLAKQQIDELTQKVGTFIFITNELGMGVHAETPIGRKFTDLQGWVNQYLAAKAQKVTLMVSGIPVLIKNEEK, encoded by the coding sequence ATGATTTGGATGATTACTGGCGGTGCCAGAAGCGGAAAAAGTAGCTACGGACAACAACTTGCCTTATCTTTTTCTGATAGCCCTATTTATTTGGCTACGGCTCGCCACTGGGACGGCGACTTTGAAAAACGCATAGAACGACACCGCAACGACCGTGATGAACGATGGACGCTTTGGGAAGAAGAAAAAAATATTGCTCAATTGGCTATCGACAATCGGGTGGTGATGATAGATTGTGCTACGCTTTGGCTCACCAATTTCTTTGTCGATAATCAATATGATATAGACCTTTGTTTGAGATTGGCCAAGCAACAAATAGACGAGCTTACTCAAAAAGTAGGTACATTTATTTTTATTACTAACGAATTGGGGATGGGCGTACATGCCGAAACGCCTATCGGACGAAAATTTACCGATTTACAAGGTTGGGTAAATCAATATTTAGCGGCAAAGGCTCAAAAGGTAACATTAATGGTAAGTGGTATTCCTGTTTTGATAAAAAATGAAGAAAAATAA
- the cobT gene encoding nicotinate-nucleotide--dimethylbenzimidazole phosphoribosyltransferase — protein MRTFTITTPDKSIQSSIQHKIDFKTKPLGALGTLEQLALQIATIQGTTEPVLNNPHLVVFAADHGIAQEGVSKYPPEVTFQMVMNFVRGGAAINVFCKQNQIKLQVVDAGVNGIFDKNIPIIHNKLQHTAGTKNILKEPAMSIKEGQKCIDRGATVVQDIFEQGCNIIGFGEMGIGNTSSASLIMSKICKIPVSECVGRGTGVDDEALKHKVAVLTKAQQLYKGLDSPLKILTTFGGFEIAQMVGAMLQAAQNKMIILVDGFIATAAFLVASKIEPTVKEYAIFCHQSDENGHKKMLDFLGITPLLQLNLRLGEGTGCALAYPIVKSAVTFLNSMASFEVAGVSNAQ, from the coding sequence ATGAGAACATTTACAATAACCACGCCTGATAAGTCTATTCAATCATCTATTCAACACAAAATTGATTTTAAAACAAAACCGCTTGGAGCTTTGGGTACACTTGAGCAACTAGCTTTACAGATAGCTACTATTCAGGGAACTACCGAGCCTGTTCTGAATAATCCTCATTTGGTGGTTTTTGCGGCCGATCATGGTATTGCACAAGAAGGCGTGAGCAAATACCCGCCTGAAGTTACCTTTCAAATGGTGATGAATTTTGTACGAGGAGGTGCTGCTATTAATGTTTTTTGCAAACAAAATCAGATAAAGTTACAGGTTGTAGATGCTGGGGTAAATGGTATTTTTGACAAAAATATACCTATTATTCATAACAAACTTCAGCATACAGCTGGGACAAAAAATATCTTGAAAGAGCCAGCCATGAGTATCAAAGAAGGGCAGAAGTGTATCGACCGTGGGGCTACAGTTGTACAGGATATTTTTGAACAAGGATGCAATATCATAGGTTTTGGCGAAATGGGAATCGGGAATACCTCCTCGGCAAGTTTAATTATGAGCAAAATATGCAAAATTCCCGTTAGTGAGTGTGTTGGCCGAGGTACGGGTGTCGACGACGAAGCCCTTAAACATAAGGTTGCCGTTCTTACCAAAGCTCAACAATTGTACAAAGGGTTGGATTCGCCCCTCAAAATATTGACAACCTTTGGAGGCTTCGAAATAGCTCAAATGGTAGGAGCTATGCTACAAGCTGCCCAAAACAAAATGATTATTTTGGTAGATGGGTTTATTGCTACGGCTGCTTTTTTGGTGGCTAGTAAAATAGAACCTACCGTAAAAGAATACGCTATTTTTTGTCATCAGTCTGATGAAAACGGACATAAAAAAATGCTAGATTTTTTAGGAATAACTCCCCTTTTGCAACTTAACTTACGCCTAGGCGAGGGCACAGGTTGTGCTTTGGCTTATCCTATTGTCAAATCGGCCGTAACATTTCTTAATAGCATGGCCAGTTTTGAAGTCGCTGGAGTTTCTAATGCCCAATAA
- the cobC gene encoding alpha-ribazole phosphatase — translation MEIYLVRHTRVDVAKGICYGKSDVGLATSFEQDIQQVKQKISSELSHYLVHSSPLQRCKLLAEALNESDESILFDARWQEMDFGDWELKLWNDIPTDESHEWMQDFVNMPAPNGESFIRMAARVQSVWEDLLRQDSEKQVVVCHGGVVRLILCLVLDLDLKNAFKIEIDYGSITKISYSPHWTKVQYVNR, via the coding sequence ATGGAAATTTATTTAGTACGTCATACCCGTGTGGATGTAGCCAAAGGAATATGTTATGGTAAATCAGACGTTGGTTTGGCTACTAGTTTTGAGCAGGATATTCAGCAGGTAAAACAAAAAATATCCTCAGAACTTAGTCATTATTTGGTTCATAGTAGTCCTTTACAGCGGTGTAAATTATTGGCAGAAGCACTGAATGAATCGGATGAAAGTATTCTTTTTGATGCTCGTTGGCAAGAAATGGATTTTGGCGATTGGGAATTGAAGCTTTGGAATGATATTCCTACCGACGAAAGTCATGAATGGATGCAAGATTTTGTGAATATGCCTGCCCCCAATGGCGAAAGTTTTATAAGAATGGCCGCTAGGGTACAATCTGTATGGGAAGATTTGTTGAGGCAAGATTCTGAAAAACAGGTAGTTGTGTGTCATGGCGGAGTTGTTCGTTTAATCCTTTGTCTTGTCTTGGATTTAGATTTGAAAAATGCTTTTAAAATAGAAATAGACTACGGTTCTATTACCAAAATTTCATATTCTCCTCATTGGACTAAAGTTCAATATGTCAATCGCTAA
- a CDS encoding TonB-dependent receptor plug domain-containing protein → MFIQSKFFKNSTLVLLGLQASQAWAQQEKPASLLDEVVVTTSKYPQKQSQTGKVVTIISPEIIQKSSGKTIGELLNQQVGLTVIGSQNNLGTNQDIYLRGAGSGYTLILLNGTPIYDPSSSSNAFDINLIPLDQVERIEILKGGQSTLYGSDAIAGVINIITHKQQTQPIKANIAVAGGSYDTYKGNVGLSGHANKTNYSVQYGYLTSKGFSAAKEPTGVTGYDRDGINQHNFNAFVEQQLTQKLTLKLNGAFNRYKTDLDAGAFKDEKDYTFTSKNVLWGGGLVYELGKGKLTVNYNQNTTERKYLDDSVHVEKDAFNKFSDGFYKGNAQLLEAYANFGLNNHVELLVGAENRWQNTDQTYLSISAYGPYESPAINSSTAKIKLFSGYSSLTFKNLGIFGAELGGRYNNHSIYGDNFTYNINPYILVANQLKVFGTYSSSFKAPSLYQLFSPYGTPDLKPEVGKTIEFGSQFFTSDHRGNVRVVYFDRKVKDVIAYISINQDPWGRYVNFNEQKDHGLEVDGQYSIGKATLIANYTYVDGKVLARMTSGKDTTYANLFRRPKHSFNASLSYQILKSWSAQASVRSVSKAASGPYDDAAVTLGSYTTVDVYQEYRFNNSLKVFLDIKNITNKEYYDIPGYNTRRRNFMIGASYQF, encoded by the coding sequence ATGTTTATTCAGTCAAAATTTTTCAAAAACAGTACATTAGTCCTTTTGGGTTTGCAGGCTTCTCAGGCTTGGGCTCAACAAGAAAAACCCGCTAGCTTATTGGATGAAGTGGTAGTAACCACTAGCAAATACCCACAAAAGCAGTCGCAAACAGGTAAAGTAGTTACTATTATTTCGCCTGAGATTATTCAAAAAAGTAGTGGCAAAACCATCGGTGAGTTGCTCAACCAGCAGGTTGGCCTAACCGTAATTGGTTCGCAAAATAATTTAGGAACAAACCAAGATATTTATCTAAGAGGTGCAGGAAGTGGTTATACCCTTATTTTGTTGAACGGAACGCCTATTTACGATCCTTCTAGCTCGTCAAATGCTTTTGACATCAACCTTATTCCTCTCGACCAAGTTGAGCGTATCGAAATCCTTAAAGGTGGCCAATCAACCTTGTACGGTTCGGATGCTATTGCTGGGGTTATCAATATTATTACCCACAAACAACAAACTCAGCCAATTAAAGCCAATATTGCTGTAGCAGGCGGAAGCTACGACACCTACAAAGGAAATGTAGGCTTGAGTGGTCATGCCAACAAAACCAACTATTCGGTACAATATGGCTATTTGACTTCTAAGGGCTTTTCGGCTGCCAAAGAACCTACAGGAGTTACTGGTTATGACCGTGATGGAATCAATCAGCATAATTTCAATGCTTTTGTAGAGCAACAACTTACTCAAAAACTCACTTTAAAGCTTAATGGGGCATTTAATCGTTATAAAACAGACTTAGATGCAGGGGCTTTTAAAGACGAAAAAGATTATACATTTACAAGCAAAAACGTATTGTGGGGCGGTGGTTTGGTGTATGAGTTGGGCAAAGGAAAGCTTACTGTAAACTATAACCAAAATACTACTGAAAGAAAGTATCTCGACGATTCTGTTCATGTAGAAAAAGATGCTTTTAATAAATTCTCGGATGGTTTTTATAAGGGTAATGCTCAATTGCTAGAAGCGTATGCCAATTTTGGACTTAACAACCATGTAGAATTGTTGGTAGGAGCCGAAAACCGTTGGCAAAATACCGACCAAACGTATTTGTCTATCAGTGCTTATGGCCCTTACGAAAGCCCTGCAATTAATTCTTCAACGGCCAAAATCAAATTATTTAGTGGCTATTCTTCATTGACGTTCAAAAACCTAGGCATTTTTGGGGCAGAGCTTGGCGGTCGTTACAATAATCACTCTATTTATGGCGATAACTTTACTTATAATATCAACCCATACATTTTAGTAGCTAATCAGCTCAAGGTGTTTGGTACGTATTCATCTAGCTTCAAAGCCCCTTCTTTGTACCAATTGTTTTCGCCTTATGGTACGCCCGACTTGAAACCAGAAGTAGGTAAAACGATAGAATTTGGTTCGCAGTTTTTTACCAGCGACCATCGTGGAAATGTCAGAGTGGTGTATTTTGACAGAAAAGTAAAAGATGTCATTGCCTATATTTCTATCAATCAAGACCCTTGGGGACGATATGTGAATTTCAACGAACAAAAAGACCATGGCTTGGAGGTTGACGGACAGTACTCAATTGGAAAAGCTACTCTTATAGCCAATTATACGTATGTAGATGGAAAGGTTTTGGCAAGAATGACTTCAGGTAAAGATACTACTTATGCTAATTTGTTCCGTCGTCCGAAGCACTCATTCAACGCATCGCTATCGTATCAAATCTTGAAAAGCTGGTCGGCACAGGCATCTGTTCGTTCAGTTAGTAAAGCCGCTAGTGGGCCTTACGACGACGCTGCTGTAACCTTAGGCTCGTATACCACTGTAGATGTTTACCAAGAATACCGCTTCAACAATAGTTTGAAAGTGTTTTTAGATATAAAAAATATTACCAATAAGGAATATTACGATATTCCAGGCTATAACACACGCCGCCGCAACTTTATGATTGGAGCTTCGTATCAGTTCTAA
- a CDS encoding Dph6-related ATP pyrophosphatase, producing the protein MKKNNAIMNWSGGKDSALSLYHVLKDENFDIQYLLTSVNDTFKRVSMHGVREELLCRQAQQAGIELVTVRLPEVVSMEEYQQLMADTLQPLLDKGITHAVFGDIFLEDLRKHREERLALQNIQGVFPIWKRNSLELLEEFWDLGFQTVVVSVNGNYLNKSFCGRVLDRDFVKDLPKNVDPCGENGEFHTFVFQAPYFKENITYTLGETVDKTYQFKDANLNELVSTYYFTDLLPKP; encoded by the coding sequence ATGAAGAAAAATAATGCAATCATGAACTGGTCGGGGGGCAAAGATTCTGCTCTGAGCCTTTATCATGTTTTGAAAGATGAAAATTTTGACATACAATACCTGCTAACGTCGGTAAATGATACTTTTAAAAGGGTGTCGATGCATGGTGTACGGGAGGAACTCCTTTGTCGGCAAGCCCAACAGGCTGGTATAGAGTTGGTTACTGTGAGGTTGCCCGAAGTGGTAAGTATGGAAGAATATCAGCAATTGATGGCCGATACTTTGCAACCACTGCTAGATAAAGGTATTACACATGCTGTTTTTGGAGATATTTTTCTGGAAGACCTCCGCAAGCACCGAGAAGAACGTTTGGCTTTACAGAATATACAAGGCGTTTTTCCTATTTGGAAACGTAATTCCTTGGAACTACTCGAAGAGTTTTGGGATTTGGGATTCCAAACCGTAGTGGTAAGTGTAAATGGCAATTATCTTAATAAAAGCTTTTGTGGGCGGGTTCTCGACCGTGATTTTGTCAAGGATTTACCCAAAAATGTAGACCCCTGTGGCGAAAATGGCGAATTTCATACCTTCGTTTTTCAAGCCCCCTATTTTAAAGAAAACATAACATATACTCTTGGCGAAACAGTAGATAAGACGTATCAATTTAAAGATGCGAACCTCAATGAACTTGTTTCGACGTATTATTTTACCGATTTATTGCCCAAACCATGA
- a CDS encoding ABC transporter substrate-binding protein — MKACSFLPAATQMIYDMNLQNLLYGVTFECSPLSRQEKPIIVRCVLEDNHFTSEEIDKVFSAYKAEGRSLYYVEQERLEKAAPDVIFTQDVCEVCQIDTVCTSAAVAQLAKQPQLVALTPKNLRDVFDCAVQVATALGQEEAAYHYLAGLNRRIDKVIDTLRANKAPLRRISLMEWIQPIYNCGHWIPYQIAFAGGVDMLSNPAGYSIVTAWEKFKLYDPEILVIAPCGFDIARTYEEISLLEAQEGWNDLQAVKNQKVFIADYDMFTQPSASTLVDGIEVLAAIFHPELFQIPAHLQHKCTQYKPLAYSV, encoded by the coding sequence ATGAAAGCATGTTCTTTTTTGCCCGCTGCTACCCAAATGATTTATGACATGAACCTGCAAAACCTATTGTATGGTGTCACATTTGAGTGTAGCCCCCTTTCTCGACAAGAAAAACCCATTATTGTTCGCTGTGTTTTGGAAGATAACCATTTTACAAGCGAGGAAATAGACAAAGTGTTTTCGGCCTATAAGGCAGAAGGTCGAAGTTTATATTATGTAGAACAAGAGCGACTCGAAAAGGCCGCTCCAGATGTGATTTTTACACAAGACGTTTGCGAAGTTTGTCAAATAGATACCGTATGTACTTCGGCAGCGGTAGCCCAATTGGCCAAACAGCCTCAGTTGGTAGCCCTGACTCCTAAAAACCTACGAGATGTATTTGATTGTGCTGTTCAGGTTGCAACGGCATTGGGCCAAGAAGAAGCCGCTTACCATTATTTGGCAGGATTAAATAGAAGAATTGATAAAGTAATAGATACCCTCAGAGCAAACAAAGCTCCTTTGAGAAGAATAAGCCTTATGGAATGGATTCAGCCAATCTATAATTGCGGACACTGGATTCCTTACCAGATTGCTTTTGCGGGTGGTGTAGATATGCTAAGTAATCCTGCTGGATATAGTATTGTAACTGCTTGGGAAAAATTCAAACTTTATGACCCCGAAATATTGGTGATTGCCCCGTGTGGGTTTGATATTGCTCGTACTTACGAAGAAATAAGTTTGCTAGAAGCTCAGGAAGGTTGGAATGACCTGCAGGCTGTCAAAAACCAAAAGGTATTTATTGCTGATTATGACATGTTTACACAACCAAGTGCCTCTACGTTGGTCGATGGTATAGAAGTGCTGGCAGCGATTTTTCACCCTGAGTTATTTCAGATTCCAGCTCATTTACAACATAAATGTACCCAATACAAGCCTTTGGCTTATAGCGTATAA
- a CDS encoding adenosylcobinamide-GDP ribazoletransferase produces the protein MKKQLHIFLNALMFYSRIPVPSWMHHNEEMLNRATVYFPVIGWIVAGISGLVYWLCTWIFPPSVAVLLSMGAGILTTGAFHEDGLADVCDGFGGGWTKIKILDIMKDSRVGTYGVVGLLLALLLKYATLTTLDIRHTLLALIIAHPLSRLTALSMIYTHEYVREDALSKVKPIGKKISLSELLLAGFWAFLPFVFIQLYWPNWAILGVVLPLCITKWYLARYFTKWIGGYTGDCLGSIQQISEIVIYLYLIAIWKFI, from the coding sequence ATGAAAAAGCAACTTCATATTTTTCTGAATGCCCTAATGTTCTATAGTCGGATTCCTGTGCCATCGTGGATGCACCACAACGAAGAGATGCTCAATCGTGCTACGGTATATTTTCCTGTAATTGGCTGGATTGTAGCAGGTATTTCGGGTTTAGTTTACTGGCTGTGTACATGGATTTTTCCACCTTCTGTAGCTGTTTTGCTCAGTATGGGAGCTGGAATTTTAACAACAGGAGCATTTCACGAAGACGGTTTGGCAGATGTTTGTGATGGATTTGGAGGAGGCTGGACAAAAATAAAAATCCTTGATATAATGAAAGATTCGAGGGTTGGAACGTATGGGGTTGTGGGGCTGCTACTTGCCCTATTGCTGAAATACGCTACGCTAACTACCTTAGATATACGTCATACGTTGTTGGCCTTAATAATAGCTCATCCGCTAAGTCGACTTACAGCTTTGTCGATGATTTATACCCACGAATATGTACGAGAAGATGCCCTAAGTAAAGTAAAGCCTATAGGCAAAAAAATCAGTTTATCAGAGTTACTATTGGCGGGTTTTTGGGCATTTTTGCCATTTGTCTTTATTCAATTGTACTGGCCAAATTGGGCAATATTGGGTGTTGTCTTACCACTATGTATTACTAAATGGTATTTAGCTAGGTACTTTACCAAATGGATAGGCGGCTATACAGGCGACTGCCTGGGAAGTATTCAGCAAATTAGTGAAATTGTGATTTATCTTTATTTGATAGCAATATGGAAATTTATTTAG